ACAGTTGCATAATACATGCCGCAGCATATACTTTAGAAGGGCGGGCAAGCTTTCACCACCGCATCAACGGGAGAGATTAATGGGCGTCATCTTTAATTATTGACATGATGCGCCATTGTTCAACGCGGCTTGTCCAACACGCCAGATAAAATCTTCCATTATTATCCACCAAACTGCAACAAAAGGAGGATAGACTGCACACTTGTAAGTAGTAACTGTACAAAATTGTGATAACCAAAAAAACTAACAATGAATGGGCAGCAATTCCATTCACCATCGAAACATTACTCATCGTGCTGGAACATTCAAGAAGGAATTCAATCCAGCGGTTATTCCAGACTTTGATAGAATAAGAGAAATCTTTCGATGTTCCTCGAATTTGCAAGGACACCTCGCCACCATTCGTCAAGTTACGGCAAAAAATCCCCAACAAGAATCTCATGAACATCACGTACGCAACGGTTTTTCTGCGACACAGATATCAATAATTGATAAGGTTGTTGGTATGcaactatttgtttcataaaaGAAACCTGTCGTGTACAGTAATCGAAAACTGGAATACGTTTCCGAAATGACCGTTTTTATAATGCTGACGTCACAGTGTTAGATGGCGCGCGCGCCAGTGGAAAACGCACCGAGTGCAGTTCGAGTGGGCCCCGAGTCACGTGACTTTCATGGCCGCTGCCATGCCTGTGATGTTTTGAAAATAGCTCTCGTCTTTTTTGAGCTCTTTAATCGTGAAATTCATCGTCGAGAAAATGATTTCTACGgtgaacaaattaaaaaaggctGGTATGTCTTTGAGGCCTATGGTTTCTTCCTCAACTGGACCCAGTAGTACCTCTCAAATATTGAAGTACAGAAACTACCAAACCATGACTGGACAATATTACCGGCACCGAGGAATACTATCAAGACATTCACCACTAAATCGATCAATCCCATTCCAAAATCCAGCCATTTATCAAACCAGAAATGTTGGATTCATGGTGGGACGAATAATCAGAGGAGTTCTCAAAATTCGTTACTTGCTTATCGGAGGAGCTGTTGGTGGGGGGATTTCCCTCCAAAGGGTGAGTTAATATTGACTAAAGACATGTAGAACATTTCAACCTTTATCTCGCTACAATAATAAACAGTGTTGTGATGTTGAAAGTAACCAGACTGATGTTAACcataatgatttcatttttagtcTTACGAAGAATGGAGAGATTCTTTGCCAGATTCCAAATGGATAAAAGATTTGTTCCCTTCtacagaaaaagttgattcATTTCGAGGGTCTTTAATGGATCTTTCGTCCAAATTCAGAGACTCGCTTGAAGGCTTGGATATAGGTATACATTTTGATGGATGTTAATTTACATACAGCCTTTGTTTGATTAAACTTATTTTCTCCTCCATATTCGTTTTAGATCCAAGACTGAAGGTGTTTGGAGATCGTAAGATCAGCGAATTGAGGGCCTGGTTCGACAACAGGCTAGAAGACGCCATTAAAGCAGCAGaggatgaaggaaaagaagggaATGATAAAGTCATCACCCAAGGTACAATACTCTGTGATTGCTAACTGTCTTCTGGTTTCGCTTTTAATGGTTCGTTGTCAACGGTTTTCGGTTTCTTTTTATGTGTGCTTTCTACGTCTGTTGTAATTAAATATAGGGATCAACAATGGACTGAACTTGTTCTATCTTGCCATAGATAGCGTTTCCGATGTGGCCTCTCCCGTTGTGCTCGCCGAGTCTTTCGTCACTCCTACTGGTGCAGAGAAACATGCAGAAGAAAGACAGAAAGCAGGTATTCTCAAGGATATAAGACTTATCACGTCAGGGTGACATGGAGTGACTGACAATCTTGATCAATTGCAGAGAGTATGCAGCAGAAGATTGACAAAATGCAGGAGGAATTGATGAAAGTGCAACTCAAGTACCAGAAAGAGTTGGAGAAGCTCGAGAGAGACAACAAAGAGTTACGCAAACAACTTCTACTTAAAGGTCACAGCGGGTCGACCAATCGCAAAATCAAGGTATCCTTGTGCCCGTAATTTATTTTGGGATGTAATTATTAGTTAACCAATGATCTTCCTCCTTACAGAAGTCTTTGATTGACATGTACAGCGAAGTCCTGGACGAACTATGTGATTACGATGTAGGCTACAGTACCCATGACCATTTGCCACGTGTCGTTGTAGTAGGAGATCAAAGTTCGGGCAAAACTTCGGTTCTGGAGATGATTGCCCAGGCTCGCATCTTTCCTCGGTATGTTTGTTACAATAAACTTTTCGTTCATCCGGTTTTTAATACGACATTGATAGGGGTGCGGGCGAAATGATGACGCGAGCTCCAGTAAAGGTCACGCTTAGCGAAGGCCCTTATCACATTGCCCAGTTCAAGGATTCTTCCCGCGAATTCGACCTTTCTAAAGAATCCGATTTGTCCGATTTGCGTAAAGAGGTACACTAATTTATCTTGCTCTCTTTTTCCAAGTTACaatattgttgttgtcgttatAGGTCGAATTGCGAATGTTGAACAGCGTCAAACACGGGAAGACAGTGAGCTCGGAAGTTATCTCCATGACTGTCAAAGGTCCTGGACTTCAACGTATGGTTCTGGTGGACTTGCCGGGCATCATTAGCGTaagcatttcattttctcggAATTCATTGACGTCTTACTAATTACTACTTCACATTTTCATACAAACAGACACAAACCACCGAAATGGAGAGTGGTACGAGAGAAGCCATCCGTCAAATGACGCAAACTTACATGTCGAACCCGAACGCCATCATCCTGTGCATACAGGACGGTGCCGTTGATGCTGAGCGGAGCAACGTCAcaggttattattattgttaatgCTGTTTAGCTGAAAGATGCATAAACCTATAATTTAAATCACAGATTTGGTTGCACAAATGGATCCCCAAGGTAAACGAACAATATTTGTTCTCACCAAGGTGGATTTGGCCGAAGAAAACCTAACCAAACCTGATCGCGTAAGACAAAAATATGCCTAAACTACGAAGCCACAGttgtaattcaattaatttttcatttagattcgCAAAATCTTGTCTGGGAAACTCTTTCCGATGCGAGCTCTCGGATATTTTGCGGTTGTGACGGGACGCGGAAACAAAGATGATTCCATCGCCACGATCAAACAATACGAAGAGAATTTCTTCTCCACGTCGAAACTATTTAAGTGAGAAACCAACCAAGTTTTACTTTATAAAGATTATTTACAATGATTATGGCAATTACTAGCAGAGAAGGCCTGGTTCCGTCAACGCAAGTGACAACCAAAAATTTGAGTTTAGCCGTTTCCGAATGTTTTTGGAAAATGGTCCGCGAGACTGTTGAGCAGCAAGCCGACGCTTTCAAAGCGACTCGTTTTAACTTGGAAACGGAATGGAAAAATAACTTTCCGAGGTAACATTTCTCAGGTTTCTTTAAAAACCCTTTTGAATGTAAAATTGGACTAACCTTTTCCAATTGTTTTATCGGTAACGAAAGGCTACGAGAATTGGATCGGAATGAACTTTTTGAGAAAGCTCGTGGCGAGATACTTGATGAAGTAGTCAACCTTAGTCTAGTCTCGCCCAAAGAGTGGGAAGAAGCCTTGATGAAGAAGCTGTGGGAGAAGGTAGCTACCCACGTTTTTGAAAACCTGTATCTACCAGCTGCTCAGAGCAATTCATCAGGTAAAAATCAAATCTGGATGAATCTGGGGCGGTTGTAACCGCCGTTTATTCTACAGGAACATTCAACACGACGATTGACATCCGTCTAAAACAATGGGCCGATCAGCAACTACCCCGTAAAAGTGTCGAATGCGCCTGGGAAACCCTCAAAGAAGAATTCAATCGGCTTGTGGAAAAGGCCAAATTATCGAAGGATCACGACAACATTTTCGACCAGCTTAAGGCTGCCGTAGTCGACGAATCCATGCGAAAGCACCAGTGGGAAGATAAGGTAATGTATCTAATTAATTTATTATCTGAACATTGAACTGAATTTTTGTGATGGACAGGCGGCTGAAGTGTTGCGTGTTATCCAACTCAACACGCTGGAAGACCGTTCAGTTCACGACAAACAACAATGGGACTCTGCTGTTCAATTTGTCGAGCGTTCCGTCAAAGAAAAGCTTCAAGTCACTGAAGAAAACCTCAATAATTTAGTCGGACCTAGTCGGACCCAGCAGTGGTTGCAATGGACAAACGCGACATCCGAACAAAAAGAGCACGCTGCTGTCAAGAACGAGTTGGAACGTCTTCTCTTTTCTGAAAGGGTAACTAATCTTCACATTTGAAGGACATAAATTAATTGGTaaactcattaaaaaaatttttattgcatGCATAGAATCACCCTCCTACTCTGTCGTATGAAGAGTTGACAGCAGCCAGACGCAACATGCAGACGAACGGGGTCGACGTGGACAACGAGTTCATTCGCCAGACATGGCACCATGTTTACCGTCGCCATTTCCTACGCAAAAGCCTTTCAAGAGCTTACGAGTGCCGTAAAGGCTTCTGGATGTACCATCAGGGACTGGAGAACGAGGTACGACGATAAATCCattgttgtatttttaataagaTTGCAAGATGTAATACTCCATTTCTGTGACTTCATTTTTCATAGCAGGTGGTAGACTGCAACGACGTAGTGCTCTTTTGGAGGATTCAACAGATGTTGAAGGTCACGGCGAACGCTCTACGGCAGCAAATCATGAATCGAGAGGGTAAGTGCCAGCCAGCCACCTCTTTAACGATATTTTGTAGTTGCGTCGCAAAACGGCTGGAGAAATCTCGAGTTGTTTTGATGCCTCGGTGTCGGCTTTCACATCGAAAGACATGCTCTAACAAAAACATATATCTTTTTCAAACCACTAGCCCGTcgtttcgaaaaagaaattaaggaGGTCTTAGAGGTCTATTCTCAAGACCGGGAGAAAAAGGAGCAACTGCTGACTGGGCGGAGAGTACAGTTAGCCGAGGAATTAAGTAAATATTTGTGTCAATATTCAATTTGCCTATCACAGAGTTCTGATGAGATTTCTCCCTATCTCTTAATTTCTCTAATGCAGAAAGAGTGCGCCAGATTCAAGAGAAACTGGAGGAGTTTATAAAGTCACTGAACGCCGAAAAGTGATCAACAACTTATTTAACTCGGTGGTATATCTTTACGTGCTGATTGTacatgaaccttttttttccgcaTACTAGTCGATCGTTCTGTTTcaggataaaacaaaaataatactaATTACAATTtcggaaaagagaaataacaaatagtttttcgcTATCTTTTGCCTTTTGGAAACATTCCATCTCGGTTATCGATTCGTCAAGAATGCCGTTTGATTTTACACTTTCTGGGTGAAAAGCTTAGATATTATAATAAATCAGGACCACTTGAAAAGTCGGGCGACCgtgaaaagttaaaaaaccaGTCTTCTCACTCTAGAAAATGGCGACTCAAATCCAGTCGTGCAGATGACTAAAATCAAAGATTAAGAGAGGAAAAATCAAccgaaaaaaaggaggcaaaTACGTAGAAGAAAGACGGGAGCTTTTAgtagggaagaagaaaaaaaccttgtCTCCACGTTGCCTCTCATGCTGGTTGGACTTCACGCTTGACTAGACGGGCAAGTGCCAATCTGCCTTAACCATCTAACCCCCATAAACTTGAGAcgcaacaagttttttttttttttttttttttttcgcttttgaATTGATGGCCAAGAGGGGCGAAAGAGTTGCATTCAATTGCATCGTAGTAGATCGTGGCACCCCTTTATGCGTTTTTGCTTCCCTCAGTAGTACCAAAAAATGTGACCCATTGAATGAAATATCTGACAGCTTCCAGCGGATTAAAGATTGACGGAACAATGGGGCTCTACACCAAGGACATAGAACACGAATTCAAGCAGGTTGAATAACtccagaggaggaggaggagggtggatggatggatggttaCCAATCGATTAAGAAACGTAACCCCcctccctttccctttttatcgTAAGAAATGtagaagtttctttttttctcccagattcagatttttttttgtacacaaAAACTTGTTATTTGTATAGGATCTGATAATGTCCCTTTCATTCCTTATGTTCCCCTCCAACGTTCTTCTCCTCCTTCATGCCAAAGGATTAAAAAAGACGTGAATCGATCAGACCGGCACGGAGGGGCGGGCCTGAATTCCGatcgtttttctttcgagCGCGCGTTCCGCGTTCGGAGACACGCACGATGCGCGCGCGATTGACGTAGTAAGTAAACCCccctcaaaaaaataataataaaataaaaaaaaaaaaaggagagaagccGAAAAATCTGGAaagtttattttccatttgatttttctgctTCGACACCCTTCATCCGTCCCCATCTTTGTCGTGAGAGTCtccacccttttttttcaaccccTTGGTAAATAAGatatcctcctcctcttgGCTTGGTTTTCCCACCCCGtcgttcttttcttccatccgATTCGATTCGGATGTGAAAacacgtcccccccccccttcgtcCATCAGAAtggagtttgaaaaaaaaaaggggggagaaaataTCTATAAAGTTGCAACACCGCCTTCAAAGATTTATTATTGTGTGGTGCATGCGGCCCgagcccttttttcttttctttccctcagCTTTATTACCGGTCCGAGATGATATGACCACCGCGCGCTGGCTGCTGTTGCTACTTTGGATGTTGATGCCGAACAACAGTCGAGCGCGGCGGCGGCGACCACTTGTGTGGTCAACATTCTTCACGGTCCGGTGCGTTTGCTTTTTCCCTTCACAAAACGAAATCTTAATGGTCCGTCGTACAACCGGCTACTGATTAACGGTCGATatgtcagattttttttctccgaatAAAAAGGAACGTGGAATTGGTTACATTCAAATTGGCTTTCCGGAGGGGATCAAACGGCCAGATGGAATACCCCCATGTctcattattatttcaaatgcCGTCCATATCCAACCGTCttgacattttaaaaacaacctAGAAGAGTCGTCAATCCACCGATCGTGATAAACTGTCAGAgcgcttcttttttattattgacgaggaagaaaacaaattcccGCTTTAATGAATCATTTCGCCGCATCATCCATCCttcgtctttttttgtgtgtgggcTTGCTTCTTTGGTCCCGAAAGTGCTCTgcacggcacacacacacacacacacaaaaacgaaTTGTGTCGGGTTCTCCTTTCAGGCGATGGCGTGTGCCGGGCACACGGTCCCGGTGATCACCACCGAAACGGCTTGGCGTTGTTCATCATAGGCTTCCAAGAGAACAAATAGATCGAACGTGAGGataacgttttcttttttcgttcgtaacatttgaaaaatgttaagttttcttttttttttttttttaagttttcttcttcttttgattgtttgatACTGGAGAATCTTTACTGCCAAGTTGTGGCTTGTTGGAAGACCCCGGCTGAGAGtaacaagaagaaatccatCGACAAAGAATCGTTGGGTTCGACTCGTTGGTTGAGGAAGACGTGGAAACGTGACCCTCAGCCCGTGGGAGCGGCTTATACTCTTACAGACAGTGCACACGCCACTGTAATCTCCCGCTTTCCTTATTTTCCTTTCTCGACACGAAAAATCGACTACTATTCCTCTATGAAGATATCAAAACCCAGAGGGAAGAAAACGCCCGTCTCCCGGTGCGTGTGTGATCTGTAACAATACGCATTGGCCGAAATCGCAATCAGCTGCCATCCGCGCAACATTCGGCATTTCgaaaagggagagaaaaaaacaaaacaaaagcaacAGGTGTCTCGAGTTTATCTTCATTGAGGCGTGCGTTGGTGATGATAACCCCGTCCGCCGCCgccgaaagaaaacaaaacgggCCGAATAACAACCGATGTGACGGGAAAAACAGGAAGGAGAGATTCAAAACAAATGTGAAACGAGATTGTAGGGCGTTgtccgccctttttttttcgtctgcgGAGATTTGTAACTCGTAATTCAAATTCTGTCGGGTTGGGTTCATGGGCAGTCAACCGTTCTCTTCAATTTCATTCGGTGAACTCATCTAATTCAAGTATTCCAGTTTTTCTAACGTGCTTGTCTaccgtctttttttctcgttcgtAAATTATTACTCGTTGATTCGGCGGATTTGTTTATTTACTGGATTTTGTTtcccaaattcaaattgaaacggAGTTTAACCAGTGGCGGATAGAGTGGggaggaagagaagaaaaaaaaaaaagaagccacGCGACGGATCCACGCGCCTTTCGTCATTGGCTCTCCCGGAGAGTCACGTGATCCTTGTCCAGGGGAAAGAAGGCTCTACTAATCTTTCTCGGCTCTTTCTCGTTTTACACAAGAAAGAGGAAGATGAAGGACCTGCCTCTTACTCTCTCCCGAgggaagattttattttttgaaagggCTCGTTTTTACTTGATTAAGTCGCCCCAGTCGTCTCGGACTCGTTGTCGAGAGTGGTCGCGTGTTGTCGTACATCGTCTGTGAATATAACAagcccagaagaagaagaagaagaagaagaagaaacaaaaacaacaaacgccATGACAGCCAAAAGCGACAAGAATCTCAAAAGCAGTCGCAGTGATAAGCGCCGGGTATGCAAGTTTTTGATCTcgctcgacttttttttttctttctttctttgaatTGTTGAAATTCCATTTTAATCCGATCAATCGATTCGTTTAGACCAACAAGCCGTTGATGGAAAAGCGACGTCGAGCGCGAATCAATCACAGCCTGTCGGTTCTCAAGAGCCTGATCATCAAGGACGAAgtaggttttttgttttttgtttctaacaTTTAACGCTACTTCAATTTTCCATCTTGTTTGATTCGGTGTCAGGCCAACAGTTCGAATCCGGCTTCGCAGTCGTCTCGACTCGAGAAGGCGGACATTCTCGAGCTGACAGTTATGCATTTGCGGACgttggaaaaagagaaagaggaacACTTACAGCAGCAAAAAGAGCAGTCCGAACTCGCCGGAAAGGAAGGCAGCAAGATCGACAATGACGTCAAATCGTATCGACTCGGTTATCAAGCCTGTTGCCATGACATTGGTCGTTTTTTGGACGGACCGGTCTCTGATTTAACCAAAGAACGCTTGATGGAACATCTCCAGGAGAGGAAGCAAAAGATCTTTCAGCCAAACAATAACGGCGATCCGGCGGATGCAAATCTCATCACCCCGACACGTTTGTCCGATGGCCGCCTGGCTCTCATTTTCTCGTCGTCCTGCTCGTGGCTTTCAGGCGGAATGGATTTACAgtcaccttcttcttcctcctcttcttcttcctcgccATCGTCGTCATTCCAGTCAAATCCTGTCCCGGCCACACCACCTTCTTCTCCGGATCAACAAGTTATGCTTCAACCGTCGACAAACTCGGTCGGCAGTGTCTGGCGGCCTTGGTTCTAAAGTGCAAAAGTATGCCATGCCATTACGGTTATTCGAGtgttcctttctttctttctattttacaCAAATCTTTTTTGTACATACACATGCTGATGAATCCATTGAACTGTGTTCCGAGCGGATTAAACGCTGATATCTCTGCACGATGATCTCTCTTCTCAACTTTCCAGATTCCAATCTCGATGGgcctcacccccccccccccctacccaCGAAAGTAAGAATATGTTTACTGGACGGTCTTGACATTGGAGAGCTGAATTCGCGAAATGATTTGCATTCCACTGTACAAGTTGATCACAATAAGGAAATATCTGGTTACTGCTTTATTCGTTTTTAGCCTATTCAAGAACTGTCGATCTTTCGCCCTTCCAAATTCGAATGATTTGTGCGTGCACAAAGAGAGTGGCATGGGAAAAAGTTTCAGCCGTTGTTGTGCGTtccgaaaagaaaatggaaattacaaCGTTTAACGAGCTCGTAAAAGCTGCTAGGTGGTTGAGGAGAATTGAGCACTTTGACGCACTGCTGGCCACATGGCAAGAATTTGGCTTACTTCCT
This sequence is a window from Daphnia pulicaria isolate SC F1-1A chromosome 7, SC_F0-13Bv2, whole genome shotgun sequence. Protein-coding genes within it:
- the LOC124348860 gene encoding dynamin-like 120 kDa protein, mitochondrial isoform X3, producing MISTVNKLKKAGMSLRPMVSSSTGPSSTSQILKYRNYQTMTGQYYRHRGILSRHSPLNRSIPFQNPAIYQTRNVGFMVGRIIRGVLKIRYLLIGGAVGGGISLQRSYEEWRDSLPDSKWIKDLFPSTEKVDSFRGSLMDLSSKFRDSLEGLDIDPRLKVFGDRKISELRAWFDNRLEDAIKAAEDEGKEGNDKVITQGINNGLNLFYLAIDSVSDVASPVVLAESFVTPTGAEKHAEERQKAESMQQKIDKMQEELMKVQLKYQKELEKLERDNKELRKQLLLKGHSGSTNRKIKKSLIDMYSEVLDELCDYDVGYSTHDHLPRVVVVGDQSSGKTSVLEMIAQARIFPRGAGEMMTRAPVKVTLSEGPYHIAQFKDSSREFDLSKESDLSDLRKEVELRMLNSVKHGKTVSSEVISMTVKGPGLQRMVLVDLPGIISTQTTEMESGTREAIRQMTQTYMSNPNAIILCIQDGAVDAERSNVTDLVAQMDPQGKRTIFVLTKVDLAEENLTKPDRIRKILSGKLFPMRALGYFAVVTGRGNKDDSIATIKQYEENFFSTSKLFNREGLVPSTQVTTKNLSLAVSECFWKMVRETVEQQADAFKATRFNLETEWKNNFPRLRELDRNELFEKARGEILDEVVNLSLVSPKEWEEALMKKLWEKVATHVFENLYLPAAQSNSSGTFNTTIDIRLKQWADQQLPRKSVECAWETLKEEFNRLVEKAKLSKDHDNIFDQLKAAVVDESMRKHQWEDKAAEVLRVIQLNTLEDRSVHDKQQWDSAVQFVERSVKEKLQVTEENLNNLVGPSRTQQWLQWTNATSEQKEHAAVKNELERLLFSERNHPPTLSYEELTAARRNMQTNGVDVDNEFIRQTWHHVYRRHFLRKSLSRAYECRKGFWMYHQGLENEVVDCNDVVLFWRIQQMLKVTANALRQQIMNREARRFEKEIKEVLEVYSQDREKKEQLLTGRRVQLAEELKRVRQIQEKLEEFIKSLNAEK
- the LOC124348860 gene encoding dynamin-like 120 kDa protein, mitochondrial isoform X4 — encoded protein: MISTVNKLKKAGMSLRPMVSSSTGPSSTSQILKYRNYQTMTGQYYRHRGILSRHSPLNRSIPFQNPAIYQTRNVGFMVGRIIRGVLKIRYLLIGGAVGGGISLQRSYEEWRDSLPDSKWIKDLFPSTEKVDSFRGSLMDLSSKFRDSLEGLDIDPRLKVFGDRKISELRAWFDNRLEDAIKAAEDEGKEGNDKVITQGINNGLNLFYLAIDSVSDVASPVVLAESFVTPTGAEKHAEERQKAESMQQKIDKMQEELMKVQLKYQKELEKLERDNKELRKQLLLKGHSGSTNRKIKKSLIDMYSEVLDELCDYDVGYSTHDHLPRVVVVGDQSSGKTSVLEMIAQARIFPRGAGEMMTRAPVKVTLSEGPYHIAQFKDSSREFDLSKESDLSDLRKEVELRMLNSVKHGKTVSSEVISMTVKGPGLQRMVLVDLPGIISTQTTEMESGTREAIRQMTQTYMSNPNAIILCIQDGAVDAERSNVTDLVAQMDPQGKRTIFVLTKVDLAEENLTKPDRIRKILSGKLFPMRALGYFAVVTGRGNKDDSIATIKQYEENFFSTSKLFKEGLVPSTQVTTKNLSLAVSECFWKMVRETVEQQADAFKATRFNLETEWKNNFPRLRELDRNELFEKARGEILDEVVNLSLVSPKEWEEALMKKLWEKVATHVFENLYLPAAQSNSSGTFNTTIDIRLKQWADQQLPRKSVECAWETLKEEFNRLVEKAKLSKDHDNIFDQLKAAVVDESMRKHQWEDKAAEVLRVIQLNTLEDRSVHDKQQWDSAVQFVERSVKEKLQVTEENLNNLVGPSRTQQWLQWTNATSEQKEHAAVKNELERLLFSERNHPPTLSYEELTAARRNMQTNGVDVDNEFIRQTWHHVYRRHFLRKSLSRAYECRKGFWMYHQGLENEVVDCNDVVLFWRIQQMLKVTANALRQQIMNREARRFEKEIKEVLEVYSQDREKKEQLLTGRRVQLAEELKRVRQIQEKLEEFIKSLNAEK
- the LOC124348860 gene encoding dynamin-like 120 kDa protein, mitochondrial isoform X1, translating into MISTVNKLKKAGMSLRPMVSSSTGPSSTSQILKYRNYQTMTGQYYRHRGILSRHSPLNRSIPFQNPAIYQTRNVGFMVGRIIRGVLKIRYLLIGGAVGGGISLQRSYEEWRDSLPDSKWIKDLFPSTEKVDSFRGSLMDLSSKFRDSLEGLDIDPRLKVFGDRKISELRAWFDNRLEDAIKAAEDEGKEGNDKVITQGINNGLNLFYLAIDSVSDVASPVVLAESFVTPTGAEKHAEERQKAESMQQKIDKMQEELMKVQLKYQKELEKLERDNKELRKQLLLKGHSGSTNRKIKKSLIDMYSEVLDELCDYDVGYSTHDHLPRVVVVGDQSSGKTSVLEMIAQARIFPRGAGEMMTRAPVKVTLSEGPYHIAQFKDSSREFDLSKESDLSDLRKEVELRMLNSVKHGKTVSSEVISMTVKGPGLQRMVLVDLPGIISTQTTEMESGTREAIRQMTQTYMSNPNAIILCIQDGAVDAERSNVTDLVAQMDPQGKRTIFVLTKVDLAEENLTKPDRIRKILSGKLFPMRALGYFAVVTGRGNKDDSIATIKQYEENFFSTSKLFNREGLVPSTQVTTKNLSLAVSECFWKMVRETVEQQADAFKATRFNLETEWKNNFPRLRELDRNELFEKARGEILDEVVNLSLVSPKEWEEALMKKLWEKVATHVFENLYLPAAQSNSSGTFNTTIDIRLKQWADQQLPRKSVECAWETLKEEFNRLVEKAKLSKDHDNIFDQLKAAVVDESMRKHQWEDKAAEVLRVIQLNTLEDRSVHDKQQWDSAVQFVERSVKEKLQVTEENLNNLVGPSRTQQWLQWTNATSEQKEHAAVKNELERLLFSERNHPPTLSYEELTAARRNMQTNGVDVDNEFIRQTWHHVYRRHFLRKSLSRAYECRKGFWMYHQGLENEQVVDCNDVVLFWRIQQMLKVTANALRQQIMNREARRFEKEIKEVLEVYSQDREKKEQLLTGRRVQLAEELKRVRQIQEKLEEFIKSLNAEK
- the LOC124348860 gene encoding dynamin-like 120 kDa protein, mitochondrial isoform X2, with protein sequence MISTVNKLKKAGMSLRPMVSSSTGPSSTSQILKYRNYQTMTGQYYRHRGILSRHSPLNRSIPFQNPAIYQTRNVGFMVGRIIRGVLKIRYLLIGGAVGGGISLQRSYEEWRDSLPDSKWIKDLFPSTEKVDSFRGSLMDLSSKFRDSLEGLDIDPRLKVFGDRKISELRAWFDNRLEDAIKAAEDEGKEGNDKVITQGINNGLNLFYLAIDSVSDVASPVVLAESFVTPTGAEKHAEERQKAESMQQKIDKMQEELMKVQLKYQKELEKLERDNKELRKQLLLKGHSGSTNRKIKKSLIDMYSEVLDELCDYDVGYSTHDHLPRVVVVGDQSSGKTSVLEMIAQARIFPRGAGEMMTRAPVKVTLSEGPYHIAQFKDSSREFDLSKESDLSDLRKEVELRMLNSVKHGKTVSSEVISMTVKGPGLQRMVLVDLPGIISTQTTEMESGTREAIRQMTQTYMSNPNAIILCIQDGAVDAERSNVTDLVAQMDPQGKRTIFVLTKVDLAEENLTKPDRIRKILSGKLFPMRALGYFAVVTGRGNKDDSIATIKQYEENFFSTSKLFKEGLVPSTQVTTKNLSLAVSECFWKMVRETVEQQADAFKATRFNLETEWKNNFPRLRELDRNELFEKARGEILDEVVNLSLVSPKEWEEALMKKLWEKVATHVFENLYLPAAQSNSSGTFNTTIDIRLKQWADQQLPRKSVECAWETLKEEFNRLVEKAKLSKDHDNIFDQLKAAVVDESMRKHQWEDKAAEVLRVIQLNTLEDRSVHDKQQWDSAVQFVERSVKEKLQVTEENLNNLVGPSRTQQWLQWTNATSEQKEHAAVKNELERLLFSERNHPPTLSYEELTAARRNMQTNGVDVDNEFIRQTWHHVYRRHFLRKSLSRAYECRKGFWMYHQGLENEQVVDCNDVVLFWRIQQMLKVTANALRQQIMNREARRFEKEIKEVLEVYSQDREKKEQLLTGRRVQLAEELKRVRQIQEKLEEFIKSLNAEK
- the LOC124348860 gene encoding dynamin-like 120 kDa protein, mitochondrial isoform X5, with protein sequence MISTVNKLKKAGMSLRPMVSSSTGPSSTSQILKYRNYQTMTGQYYRHRGILSRHSPLNRSIPFQNPAIYQTRNVGFMVGRIIRGVLKIRYLLIGGAVGGGISLQRSYEEWRDSLPDSKWIKDLFPSTEKVDSFRGSLMDLSSKFRDSLEGLDIDPRLKVFGDRKISELRAWFDNRLEDAIKAAEDEGKEGNDKVITQDSVSDVASPVVLAESFVTPTGAEKHAEERQKAESMQQKIDKMQEELMKVQLKYQKELEKLERDNKELRKQLLLKGHSGSTNRKIKKSLIDMYSEVLDELCDYDVGYSTHDHLPRVVVVGDQSSGKTSVLEMIAQARIFPRGAGEMMTRAPVKVTLSEGPYHIAQFKDSSREFDLSKESDLSDLRKEVELRMLNSVKHGKTVSSEVISMTVKGPGLQRMVLVDLPGIISTQTTEMESGTREAIRQMTQTYMSNPNAIILCIQDGAVDAERSNVTDLVAQMDPQGKRTIFVLTKVDLAEENLTKPDRIRKILSGKLFPMRALGYFAVVTGRGNKDDSIATIKQYEENFFSTSKLFNREGLVPSTQVTTKNLSLAVSECFWKMVRETVEQQADAFKATRFNLETEWKNNFPRLRELDRNELFEKARGEILDEVVNLSLVSPKEWEEALMKKLWEKVATHVFENLYLPAAQSNSSGTFNTTIDIRLKQWADQQLPRKSVECAWETLKEEFNRLVEKAKLSKDHDNIFDQLKAAVVDESMRKHQWEDKAAEVLRVIQLNTLEDRSVHDKQQWDSAVQFVERSVKEKLQVTEENLNNLVGPSRTQQWLQWTNATSEQKEHAAVKNELERLLFSERNHPPTLSYEELTAARRNMQTNGVDVDNEFIRQTWHHVYRRHFLRKSLSRAYECRKGFWMYHQGLENEQVVDCNDVVLFWRIQQMLKVTANALRQQIMNREARRFEKEIKEVLEVYSQDREKKEQLLTGRRVQLAEELKRVRQIQEKLEEFIKSLNAEK